The stretch of DNA ATCTTTGTCGGCGACCTCGCCCATCTTTTCCTGAAGCCGGGCGATCAACGCCTTGATGGCCAGATCAACGCCGGCAGTACCCGGATCAGGCTTGGCCTTAAGTAGATTGATTACCCAAGCAAGCCCCCCTCCAATAATTGCAAGAGACGCAAGGAGCGGCGCAAGCCACTCGTGGTTATCCTTCCAATATTGAATGAGGTCGCTCATTGCCGAAGCCCCTTTATCCCTCACCACCTTAAGCTGCGGCGGCGGGTGGAACAAGGCATAGGGCGCCGGGTGTTATCGGCCTCTACGTTTAATCCAGGGCCTTCCCCAAAAATTTCAGCAAAAAAGTCGAGGATAAGCTGCGGCCACCTTGCCGTCATTGCGACCGCGACCGCGAGCATCAGCGACGCGGGACGCGGGAGGCAATCCAGATAACAACAAACGCTTCATGGGTTGCTTCGTCTTGCTTCGTCGCTCCGCTTCTCGCAATCCTCGCAAAGACGAGGAGGGCTGCGGCCCGGCGCGGACTTGACGGCGGCCAAAATGACTTGGCGCCTTTGCGTCTTCGCGTGAACAGACCATGTTTCACGCGAAGACGCTAAGACGCGAAAGCATGATGAAAGGTAAGCCGTTTCATTGCCGTCATTGCGATCACGAACATCAGCGACGCAGGAGGCAAGCGGCGTAGGCTGGATTGCTTCGTCGGCTTCGCTTTCTCGCAATGACGGGCGGCGGGAAGAGTCTTCCCGAAAAATCATCGGTTCACTTCAAAAAGGCAGATTCCGGAATCACTTCAATGACTTGAATGTTTTGGGCTTCAGTTTTTGGGGAAGGGCTTGATAATACCAGCGGCAATAATTATTGACCCATAGCGGCCTCAGCACTTTCCCCTCCTTACGAAGGAGGGGTTAGGGGAGGTTACCCTTACCCCCTCCTGACCTCCCCCTTGAAGCAAGGGGGAGAAATTCTTCTCTACCCACTGACGATGAGTCACTCTTTAAAGCCGCCGGCATAAGGCGCCGGGTGTTATCGGCCCCTACGTTTAATCCGATTTATTCCCGGAAATTAATCCTTGCCTTTAGCAAATTCATCGGCTATATTCGCTATATGTTCCTTGCAATAAACTCGCAGGGACGGATGCGGATGTTGGACATTGTAAATAGGCATTGGTCGGGATGGTCGGCGCTTAAACCGCCGGAACAACCTCCCCCCAACCCCTCCTTGGTAAGGAGGGGAAAGCGGACGGCGTCTCCTTGATAAAGAGGGGCAAAATGACGACAAATGATGACAAATGACGACATTTTACGAAGTTTTTGATAGTGGTTTTGTTTGATATCAATGACTTAAGGCCGATTCACCATGGTTAATTCGTCATCTAACGTGGTTAATTCATCATTTAACGTGGTTAAAACGGCCTGTTGCCGCCGATTACGTCAAATAGCGGCGCTATGTCAATGAGTCGCTCTCAAGCGCTTTTTCCACGGCCTCGATCACCGAATCCACCGGAATAAAGCAGAGTTCGCGACCGCCGTAATCCTGGGCCTTGATGATGGTGAGGCGGCGGCTCATCGGCCTGAACTTTTCCGCCGCCGTGCGCCCGAACAGGGAAACCAGCGGCGTTCCGCTGACGGCGAACATGTGGCCGGCGCCTGAATCATTGGCCACCGCCGCCGCGAATCGCTTGGCGAGGGCAATGGTGAACAGGGGCGAAAAGTCGTGGTTTTCCGTTTGCAGGGGAAACAAGGCCTCGGGGACGTCGCGTTGCAGATCGTCTTTCCAGTCTGCTTCTTTCGGGCCGAGAACGAATACCGGAATCCGCCCCCGCGCCGCCTGTTCCCCGGCAAGCGCGACGAAGTTGTTAAGGGGCCAGCATTTAGGGGCGCCGCCCGAACCGGGAGCGATGCCGACATAGACGGGGCCGTCCGGCAACAGCCGCGCCGCCGCCTCCGCCGCCGTCCGCCCCGGCTCCAGGTCCAGGACTTCCGGCGTCGCGAAACAGCGGCCGGAGGCCAGTTCCAGCAGGTCCAGCATCTGGCGCTGCATGGAGGGAGGAAATCGATAACCCTTCGGCGGTTTTTTCGACGACAGCATAAAGCGCGCCGCCGGTGAAATGAAGGTTTGATGGGGGATGCGCCACAAGGACAGGCTGGCCCATAAAATCCTTTGGGTGTCGATGATCAAATCGAAGCGCCGCCCGTTCAGGGGGCGTCGCCACAACTCGCCGGGGGTTCGGCCGACGCCGGCGTTCTCGATGACCTCGTCCAGCAGTCCCGCCGCCACGGGGGCCATGATCGTGGCGTAGACGCTGGTTTCCTTGCCGGCGAGCCAGGTGATGCGGGCCTCGGGAAAGGCGGTTCTCAGGCCCCTGACGAAAGGCAGCTTGAGCAACGAATCGCCGACCCGATCCAGTCCCACATAAACCAGCACGGTGGAAGGGCGTTTTTCCATTAAAGCAGTCCTTCCAGGACAGCGGTCAGGCGGTCCAGATCGTCCGGCTCCGCCAGACGGTGGCCGCCGTTCTTGACCAAAGTAAGCTCCACATCGTCGGAGGTCAGCATTTGTGAAAGGCGCAATGAAGTTTGCCAAGACACGTCTTCGTCTTTCATACCGTGGATCAGCCGCACCGGGCAGATAACAGGGATGATCTTTCTCAGCAACAGATGGCGGCTTCCGTCTTCCAGCAGTTTGCCGGTGACGACGTGGGGCTTGTCGCCGCAGGCGCCCGGAATGGAAACAAAACCGTCACGTCGGATACATTCCCTTTGTTCCGTCGTCAACCGGTCGCCGATCATGTCTTCGGTGAAGTCGGGAGCGGCGGCGACGCCGAGCAGGCCGGCGACGCGCTCCGGCCGGCGCAAGGCGGCCAGCAGCATGATCCAGCCGCCCATTGACGAGCCTACCAGCACCTGCGGCCCCTCGGTCAGTCGGTCAAGGGCAAAGACGGCGTCATCGACCCAACGGCCTATGGTTCCGTCCTTGAAGGCGCCTGAGGACGCGCCGTGGCCCTGATAGTCAAAGCGCAGAAACGCCCGGCCTCGGGCGCGACAGTATTTTTCCAGATGCAGCGCCTTGCCGCCGCTCATGTCGGACATGAAGCCGGTGAGAAACATCACGCCTGGAGACTTGCCAGAGGCGCGGTGGTAGGCGATAGTCGAGCCGTCGTCGCGGGATGCCGAACTCGGCGGCGCGTCAAGGGGAGTTGAGACTTCAGTCATGGTGATCTTTTAGACGATGGACGAAACCTCGGATAGCGCCATTGTTGCTCCGGCGGAAAAACCACAAGTCATCGGCGGGGCGGAGCGCTTTGCCACCGTGTTGCAGGTATTGCCGGCGTTAGGCGCCGGCGGCGGCGTCGAACGCGGCGCGGTGGAGATTGCCGCCGCCATCTCCGCCGCCGGCGGTCGCGCTTTAGTGGCTTCCGGCGGCGGAATCATGGTTCATGACCTCAAGCGCGCCCGCGCCGAGCATTTCACCCTCCCCGTCGACAGCAAGAACCCGCTGGTGATGTTCGCCAACATCGGCCGGCTGACGCGGTTGATCAAGGACCAGGGCGTCGATATCGTTCACGCCCGCTCCCGGGCGCCGGCGTGGAGTTCCTATTTCGCCGCCAAACGCGCCGGCGTTCACTTCGTCACTACCTTTCACGGAACCTACTCCTGCGGCAACCGGCTCAAGCGTTACTATAATTCAATAATGACGCGGGGCGAGCGGGTGATCGCCATTTCATCTTTTATCGCCGGACATATCCGCCAGATTTACGGCGTGCCGACATCAAAAATCCGCATCATTCACCGGGGCGTTGACCTCAACAGCTTTGACTCCGCCAAAATCAACCCCGAGCGGGTCGTCGCCCTTGCCGCCCGCTGGCGCCTGGGCGACGGCATGCCGGTGGTCATGCTTCCCGGACGGCTGACGCGCTGGAAAGGGCAGACGGTGTTGATCGAAGCCGTCGCCAAGCTGAAAAGCCGCAATCTCCGCTGCATACTGGTCGGCTCGGACCAGGGCCGTAAAGCCTATCGCCATGAACTAGAGAATCTCGTCAGTAAATACAATCTGGGCGAGGTGGTGCGCTTTGTCGATCACTGCACCGACATGCCGGCGGCCTATATGCTTTGTGACGTGGTGGTTTCCGCCTCAATCGAACCCGAGGCCTTCGGCCGGGTGGCGCCTGAGGCCCAGGCCCTCGGCCGCCCGGTGATCGCCACCGATCACGGCGGAGCGCGGGAGACGATTATTAACGGCGAGACCGGCTGGTTGATTCCGCCCGGCGACGCGGACGCTCTGGCCGCCGCCCTCGCCCATGTGCTGGAGATCAAAGAACCGGCCCGCAAGAATCTGGCGGAGAAGGCGATCGCAAACGTGCGGGAAAACTTTTCCAGGAGCGCCATGTGCGCCGGGACACTGGAGGTCTATAACGAAATCCTGCACCTGAAAGCCGGAGGCGAATGACCGGGATTCTGGTGATCAAGCTGGGGGCGCTCGGCGACTTTGTGCAGGCGCTGGGGCCGTTCGCCGCCATTCGCTCCCACCACCGCGACGCCCGCATCACCTTGCTGACCACCGCGCCCTATGCTGAATTTGCCGAGGCCTGCGGCTATTTCGACGAGGTATGGCTTGATGACAAAGCGAAAGGCCTTGTCGTCGGCAAGTGGCTGAAACTGCGGCGCCGCCTGCGCTCCGGCGGGTTCGCAAGAATCTACGACCTGCAAACCTCGGATCGCAGTTGCCGATATTTCCACCTGTTATGGCCGGGTCCGAAACCGGAGTGGTCGGGCGTCGCCGCCGGCTGCTCGCACCCCCACGCCAACCCCGGGCGGGATTTCATGCACACTATCGAGCGCCAGGCCG from Rhodospirillales bacterium RIFCSPLOWO2_02_FULL_58_16 encodes:
- a CDS encoding alpha/beta hydrolase; the protein is MTEVSTPLDAPPSSASRDDGSTIAYHRASGKSPGVMFLTGFMSDMSGGKALHLEKYCRARGRAFLRFDYQGHGASSGAFKDGTIGRWVDDAVFALDRLTEGPQVLVGSSMGGWIMLLAALRRPERVAGLLGVAAAPDFTEDMIGDRLTTEQRECIRRDGFVSIPGACGDKPHVVTGKLLEDGSRHLLLRKIIPVICPVRLIHGMKDEDVSWQTSLRLSQMLTSDDVELTLVKNGGHRLAEPDDLDRLTAVLEGLL
- a CDS encoding glycosyl transferase → MDETSDSAIVAPAEKPQVIGGAERFATVLQVLPALGAGGGVERGAVEIAAAISAAGGRALVASGGGIMVHDLKRARAEHFTLPVDSKNPLVMFANIGRLTRLIKDQGVDIVHARSRAPAWSSYFAAKRAGVHFVTTFHGTYSCGNRLKRYYNSIMTRGERVIAISSFIAGHIRQIYGVPTSKIRIIHRGVDLNSFDSAKINPERVVALAARWRLGDGMPVVMLPGRLTRWKGQTVLIEAVAKLKSRNLRCILVGSDQGRKAYRHELENLVSKYNLGEVVRFVDHCTDMPAAYMLCDVVVSASIEPEAFGRVAPEAQALGRPVIATDHGGARETIINGETGWLIPPGDADALAAALAHVLEIKEPARKNLAEKAIANVRENFSRSAMCAGTLEVYNEILHLKAGGE